A single genomic interval of Gossypium raimondii isolate GPD5lz chromosome 11, ASM2569854v1, whole genome shotgun sequence harbors:
- the LOC105803074 gene encoding piezo-type mechanosensitive ion channel homolog isoform X2 yields the protein MLQRIADFVGLFKISSTSEWPEICSAVSLVLFYIMLSYVKYDLEEMDFIMSMQESNLTEQLLPSKHSFFIRQSRSGVRHTNVLLRKAAFRTFTINFFTYGFPVSLFALSFWSFHFASICAFGLLAYVGYILYALPSMFRLHRLNGLLLVFILSWAVSTYIFNVAFAFLNRNFGKDMGIWEMVGFWHYPIPGFFLLAQFCLGILVALGNLVNNSVFVYLSDKDALSSNNSPGEVDGETKVFIVATIAWGLRKCSRAIMLALIFIIAMKPGFIHAIYIIFFLIYLLSHNISRNIRRSLILLCEAHFALLYLLQIDLISNALEQKCSSIFEIMSQLGVLKHHSSWNFLEIALLGCFCAIHNHGFEVLFSFSAIVQHTPCPPVGFSILRAGLNKSVLLSVYVSPNTSFCYDNPSYERTIASFLSGIGQKFLSIYRSCGTYIALLTILLTVFMVTPNYISFGYIFLLLVWIIGRQLGERTKRHLWFPLKTYAVMVFIFVYSLSSFTSFRIWLSGFMDLYFYLGYESEASLLDNIWQSLAVLIVMQLYSYERRKNKYYRTNFSNPLDSGVLGFAKRFLIWHSQKILFVSLFYASLSPICAFGFLYLLGLVICSTLPKASRIPSKSCLVYTGFLVTTEYLFQMWGKQAGMFPGQKHSDLSLILGLRVYELGFWGVESALRGKVLVITACVLQYNVFFWLDNMPTGISNKGKWEEPCPLFLSAEDAFTNGFVSNGEDKPSTIGTVPIRQARPANSSWASLSLALSQALRPASSKAGGSEVSSGRKFSFGYFWGSTKEIHKWNRKRILALREERFETQKALLKIYLKFWIENMFNLLGLEINMIALLLASFALLNALSMLYIALVAACVLLNRWIIRKLWPVLVFLFASILILEYIAIWKSMFPPNQQSQTEIRCHDCWKNSASYFQYCRSCWLGLIIDDPRMLISYFLVFLLASFKLHADHSSYFSQSTYRKMMSQHKNLFVWRDLSFEMKSMWTFLDYIRLYCYCHLLDLVLVLILITGTLEYDILHLGYLAFALVFFRMRLEILKKKNKMFKFLRIYNFVVIVLSLAYQSPFVGEFSSGKCNSVNYIYDVIGFYKYDYGFRINTRSVLVEIIIFMLVSLQSYMFSSQESDYVSRYLEAEQIGAIVREQEKKAAWKTAQLQQSRESEEKKHQRNVQVEKMKSEMLNLQIQLHNMNSIASLSDVSPDDESLQRSVSLTSNRDIGPPDKEESTLWEREQTIKEDIVAPPEAHACAACIKGENPEVVESPKNSMEHRPCEITEIEHDADHAIFDTEKRGKSQSKDNPLISAVHLLGDGVSQVQSIGNQAVNNLVNFLNIKPDDSDMNEHSSVKGEAYDETESQKMQNMNLNRSSSLQSDKISNTTSLQLGRILCHIWSQMQSNNNVVCYCLFVLVFLWNFGLLSMVYLAALFLYALCVNNGPTYIFWVIMLIYTEAYILFQYMYQIAIQHCGLSINSDLLRNIGFPTCEIKSSFVVCSLPLFLVYLFTLIQSSISAKDGEWMFSTDFNFHRRSSHYRKEVLVNYSWSKRVSKLLQYVINMVKQVTRRFFWYWKSLIQGAETPPYFVQLSMDVHLWPDDGVQPERVESGINRLLGIVHDERCTKKISGHCPFASRVQVQSIKRSQENQNVALIVFEVVYASRLTGCTSADWYKSLTPAADVAKEIRKAKHAGLVEEMGFPYQILSAVGGGKREFDLYAYIFVADLTVFFLVAMFYQSLIKNNSEILNVYQLEDQFPIEFVIILMIIFFLIVVDRVLYLCSFAAGKVIFYLFNLVLFTYSITRYAWRMKPSDQHAGKLALRAIFLAKAVSLALQGVQIRHGIPQKATLYWQFLTSRVSRINYLGYRLYRALPFLYELRCVLDWSCTMTSLTMYDWLKLEDINASLYLAKCDAVLNRATHRQGQKQKKMTKCCNGICLFFILICVIWTPMLMYSSGNPTNIANPINDASFQLDISTGGGRLTLYQTTLCEKLQWDNLNSDVNFDAYNKNDIQLICCQADATILWLVSDVVQRRFIEFLDWDMDMIITSTWLLTRERPKGKEVVKYEKPVDSKDLPEPSDVQKVFNGSTISFRIYNLYPRYFRVTGSGEVRSFEQEVTSGPISVSADLVINRAASEWWSFHDLDSSHIRGCGGLTGPTAVIVSEETPPQGILGDTLSKFSIWGLYITFVLAVGRFIRLQCSDLRMRIPFENLPSCDRLIAICENIYAARAEGELGVEEVLYWTLVKIYRSPHMLLEYTKPD from the exons ATGTTACAGAGGATTGCTGATTTTGTTGGTCTATTCAAAATATCTTCAACATCTGAGTGGCCTGAAATATGCTCTGCTGTTTCTCTTGTACTTTTTTACATCATG CTATCCTATGTCAAATACGATTTGGAGGAAATGGATTTTATCATGTCCATGCAAGAAAGTAACTTGACAGAGCAACTACTTCCCTCAAAGCATTCATTCTTCATTCGTCAATCAAG ATCTGGTGTACGGCATACCAATGTTTTACTACGAAAGGCAGCTTTCCGGACTTTCACCATCAACTTTTTCACTTATGGTTTTCCA GTATCCTTGTTTGCCCTTTCCTTTTGGAGTTTTCATTTTGCAAGTATATGTGCTTTTGGGCTACTTGCATATGTTGGCTACATTCTGTATGCCCTTCCTTCGATGTTTCGTTTACACCGGTTAAATGGGCTCCTTCTTGTCTTCATTCTCTCGTGGGCTGTTAGTACCTATATATTCAATGTAGCATTTGCATTCTTGAATAGGAATTTTGGGAAG GATATGGGAATTTGGGAGATGGTTGGATTTTGGCATTATCCCATACCAGGGTTTTTCTTGCTTGCACAATTTTGTCTAGGAATTTTGGTTGCTTTGGGTAATCTTGTAAATAACTCTGTTTTCGTCTACTTATCTGATAAGGATGCACTATCATCAAACAACTCTCCTGGGGAAG TGGATGGAGAGACCAAGGTATTCATTGTGGCTACAATTGCATGGGGATTGCGAAAATGTTCTCGAGCTATCATGCTTGCTCTGATATTTATCATAGCAATGAAACCCGGATTTATCCATGCTATATATA taattttctttttgatctaTCTTTTGAGCCACAACATCAGCAGAAATATACGCCGGTCTCTGATTCTTCTTTGTGAAGCTCACTTCGCATTATTGTACCTTCTTCAGATTGATTTGATCTCTAATGCTTTGGAGCAAAAATGCTCCTCAATTTTTGAAATCATGTCGCAGTTAG GTGTCCTTAAACATCACAGCTCGTGGAACTTTCTGGAAATAGCTTTGCTCGGTTGCTTTTGTGCAATACATAACCATGGGTTTGAGGTGCTTTTTTCATTCTCAGCAATTGTGCAGCACACCCCTTGTCCTCCTGTTGGGTTCAGCATCTTGAGAGCTGGTTTAAACAAATCTGTCCTCTTGTCAGTATATGTATCCCCAAACACATCCTTCTGCTATGATAATCCTTCTTATG AGAGAACGATAGCATCATTCCTTAGTGGAATTGGGCAGAAATTTTTGTCAATATATCGATCATGTGGAACCTACATCGCTTTGCTGACTATTCTTCTTACAGTTTTCATGGTGACACCCAACTATATATCATTTGGATACATCTTCCTTCTTCTTGTTTGGATTATCGGAAGACAACTTGGTGAGAGAACAAAAAGGCACTTATGGTTTCCATTAAAAACATATGCTGTCATGGTGTTCATTTTTGTCTATAGCTTAAGCAGTTTTACCAGCTTTAGGATTTGGTTGTCTGGATTTATGGATCTGTACTTTTATTTGGGTTATGAATCTGAAGCTTCATTGTTGGATAATATTTGGCAATCTCTAGCAGTTTTAATTGTGATGCAACTTTATAGCTATGAAAGGAGGAAGAACAAGTACTACAGGACTAATTTTTCCAATCCTTTAGATTCTGGGGTACTTGGCTTTGCCAAGCGATTTCTGATTTGGCACAGCCAGAAGATCCTGTTTGTCTCATTATTCTATGCGTCTCTGTCTCCAATTTGTGCTTTTGGATTCTTGTATCTACTTGGCCTTGTCATATGTTCAACTTTACCTAAGGCTTCTCGGATCCCATCCAAATCATGCTTAGTTTATACTGGATTTCTGGTCACAACAGAGTATCTTTTTCAGATGTGGGGTAAACAAGCTGGAATGTTTCCAGGGCAAAAACATTCTGATCTGTCACTCATTTTGGGTCTCCGAGTATATGAGCTGGGATTTTGGGGTGTAGAATCGGCCTTGAGGGGAAAGGTGCTGGTAATTACTGCCTGTGTCCTTCAGTACAATGTCTTCTTTTGGTTGGATAATATGCCAACCGGTATTTCAAATAAAGGCAAGTGGGAAGAACCTTGTCCTTTATTTTTGTCAGCAGAGGATGCCTTCACCAATGGCTTCGTGTCTAATGGGGAAGATAAACCATCTACTATTGGAACGGTACCTATAAGACAAGCCAGACCTGCAAACAGTTCGTGGGCATCTTTGAGCCTTGCTTTATCTCAAGCGCTTCGTCCTGCATCCTCGAAAGCAGGAGGCTCTGAGGTTAGCAGCGggagaaaattttcatttggatATTTTTGGGGAAGTACCAAGGAGATTCACAAGTGGAACAGGAAGAGGATCCTTGCACTAAGAGAAGAAAGATTTGAGACTCAGAAGGctctcttaaaaatatatttgaaattctGGATAGAAAACATGTTTAACCTTCTTGGTCTTGAGATTAATATGATTGCTTTGCTTCTTGCAAGTTTCGCTTTGTTGAATGCCTTATCTATGCTATATATTGCATTAGTTGCTGCTTGTGTTCTTTTGAATCGCTGGATAATACGTAAATTATGGCCAGTGCTTGTATTCTTGTTTGCTTCCATTCTCATCCTTGAGTATATTGCCATCTGGAAGAGTATGTTTCCTCCAAATCAACAGAGTCAGACTGAAATCCGCTGCCATGACTGCTGGAAAAACTCAGCTTCATATTTCCAGTATTGCAGGAGCTGTTGGCTGG GACTGATCATTGATGATCCCCGAATGCTTATCAGCTACTTTTTGGTCTTTCTGCTGGCTAGTTTCAAACTTCATGCAGATCACTCATCCTATTTCTCGCAGTCAACCTATCGGAAAATGATGTCTcagcataaaaatttatttgtttggcGAGATCTctcttttgaaatgaaaagcATGTGGACTTTTCTTGACTACATAAGACTTTATTGTTATTGCCATCTATTGGACCTTGTCCTGGTACTGATTTTGATTACTGGAACTCTTGAGTATGATATTCTGCACCTTGGTTATCTTGCTTTTGCTCTTGTTTTTTTTCGGATGAGGCTTGAAATTCTcaagaagaagaataaaatgTTCAAGTTCTTGCGTATCTACAACTTCGTGGTCATTGTTCTTTCTCTTGCCTATCAATCTCCTTTTGTAGGGGAGTTTAGTTCTGGGAAGTGCAACTCTGTGAACTACATATACGATGTCATTGGATTTTATAAGTATGACTATGGGTTTCGAATTAATACCAGATCTGTACTTGTTGAGATTATCATTTTTATGTTGGTATCCCTTCAGTCATATATGTTTTCCTCCCAAGAGTCTGATTACGTGTCACGATATCTTGAAGCAGAGCAAATTGGTGCCATTGTACGAGAGCAAGAGAAAAAAGCTGCATGGAAAACTGCACAGTTACAACAGAGTCGTGAATCTGAGGAGAAGAAACATCAGCGCAACGTGCAAGTGGAGAAGATGAAATCTGAGATGCTTAACTTGCAAATACAGCTTCATAACATGAACTCAATTGCAAGTCTGAGTGATGTTTCTCCTGATGATGAAAGCCTACAGAGGAGTGTTTCTCTTACTTCAAATAGGGATATTGGGCCTCCTGACAAAGAGGAAAGCACTCTTTGGGAGCGAGAGCAAACTATTAAGGAGGATATTGTAGCCCCTCCTGAAGCACATGCATGTGCTGCTTGTATTAAAGGAGAAAATCCTGAAGTAGTGGAATCTCCAAAGAATTCCATGGAACATAGACCTTGTGAGATCACCGAAATTGAGCATGATGCTGATCATGCTATTTTCGATACAGAGAAAAGGGGGAAAAGCCAATCAAAGGACAATCCTTTAATTTCTGCTGTACACCTCTTAGGTGATGGTGTTTCTCAGGTACAGTCCATTGGAAATCAGGCTGTTAATAACCTTGTCAATTTCTTGAACATTAAACCTGACGATTCAGATATGAATGAGCACTCGTCTGTCAAGGGTGAGGCATATGATGAGACTGAGAGCCAAAAGATGCAGAATATGAATTTGAATCGTTCTTCTTCTCTGCAATCTGATAAAATTTCCAATACTACAAGTTTGCAGCTGGGAAGGATCTTATGCCATATATGGTCCCAAATGCAGTCTAATAACAATGTTGTGTGCTACTGCTTATTCGTCCTTGTCTTTCTGTGGAACTTCGGTTTGCTTTCTATGGTGTATCTTGCAGCTCTTTTCTTGTATGCTCTATGTGTGAATAACGGACCAACTTATATCTTCTGGGTTATTATGCTCATTTACACTGAGGCTTACATTTTGTTTCAGTACATGTACCAAATTGCAATCCAGCATTGTGGTTTGAGTATTAATTCAGACCTACTTCGTAACATAGGATTTCCTACTTGTGAAATCAAGTCATCTTTTGTTGTGTGTTCGTTGCCTCTATTTCTTGTCTACTTATTTACCCTCATACAGAGCTCTATAAGTGCAAAAGATGGTGAATGGATGTTCTCTACTGACTTTAACTTCCATAGGAGGAGTTCTCATTATAGAAAAGAGGTTCTTGTGAACTACAGCTGGAGCAAAAGGGTGTCAAAGTTGCTccaatatgtaataaatatggTGAAACAGGTAACTAGAAGATTCTTCTGGTACTGGAAATCATTGATACAGGGAGCAGAAACTCCTCCTTATTTTGTTCAACTGTCAATGGATGTTCACTTATGGCCAGATGATGGGGTACAGCCAGAAAGGGTCGAGTCTGGTATAAACCGACTACTCGGGATAGTTCATGATGAAAGATGTACTAAAAAAATCTCTGGTCATTGCCCATTTGCTAGTAGGGTTCAGGTTCAAAGCATTAAAAGAAGTCAAGAAAACCAAAATGTAGCTTTGATTGTTTTTGAGGTGGTTTATGCATCTCGCTTGACAGGATGCACATCAGCAGATTGGTACAAGTCTCTAACTCCAGCAGCTGATGTGGCAAAAGAAATTCGCAAGGCAAAGCATGCTGGGCTTGTTGAAGAGATGGGATTCCCTTACCAAATACTCTCTGCAGTTGGTGGTGGAAAAAGGGAATTTGATCTCTACGCTTACATTTTTGTTGCTGATCTTACTGTTTTTTTCTTAGTCGCAATGTTCTACCAATCTCTCATAAAGAACAACagtgaaattttaaatgtttatcaGCTAGAAGATCAATTTCCCATAGAGTTCGTAATTATCTTAATG ATCATCTTTTTCTTGATCGTTGTTGATCGTGTACTTTATCTATGTTCATTCGCAGCAGGAAAAGTTATTTTCTACCTTTTCAACCTCGTTCTCTTCACATATTCGATTACAAGGTATGCTTGGCGGATGAAACCTTCAGACCAGCATGCTGGAAAACTAGCACTCCGTGCGATATTTCTTGCTAAAGCGGTTTCTTTAGCACTTCAGGGTGTACAAATTCGACATGGAATTCCTCAGAAAGCCACCTTGTATTGGCAGTTTTTGACCAGCAGGGTTTCAAGAATTAATTACTTGGGCTATAGGCTTTATCGGGCTCTACCATTTCTTTATGAATTACGATGTGTACTCGATTGGTCATGCACGATGACATCTTTGACCATGTATGACTGGCTCAAA CTGGAAGACATAAATGCAAGTCTGTACCTTGCCAAATGTGATGCAGTGTTGAATAGAGCTACGCACAGACAAGGacagaagcaaaaaaaaatgacCAAGTGTTGCAATGGGATCTGTCTgttctttatattaatttgtgtTATCTGGACTCCTATGCTG ATGTACAGCAGTGGTAATCCGACAAATATTGCAAATCCCATTAATGATGCAAGTTTTCAACTAGATATTAGTACTGGTGGTGGAAGGTTGACCTTGTATCAGACAACACTCTGTGAAAAGCTCCAATGGGATAATCTCAATTCTGATGTTAATTTTGATGCCTACAATAAGAATGATATACAATTGATATGCTGCCAAGCTGATGCAACTATTTTGTGGCTTGTCTCTGATGTAGTTCAGAGAAGGTTTATTGAGTTCCTTGACTGGGATATGGACATGATTATAACTTCTACATGGCTGCTTACAAGAGAACGACCAAAGGGCAAGGAAGTCGTGAAATATGAGAAACCTGTTGATTCCAAGGATCTTCCAGAACCTTCAGATGTCCAAAAGGTTTTCAATGGTTCTACAATCAGCTTTAGGATATATAATCTTTATCCAAGATACTTCCGTGTCACTGGTTCCGGTGAAGTCAGATCTTTTGAGCAAGAG GTTACTTCAGGACCTATTTCAGTGAGTGCGGATCTTGTTATCAATCGTGCAGCTTCTGAGTGGTGGTCATTCCATGATCTCGATTCATCTCATATAAGGGGCTGCGGAGGTTTGACAGGACCTACAGCCGTCATAGTATCCGAAGAAACACCACCAC AGGGTATACTTGGAGACACGCTAAGCAAGTTCAGCATTTGGGGTCTCTACATTACTTTTGTGCTTGCTGTTGGCCGCTTTATCAGGCTTCAATGTTCCGATTTAAGAATGAGGATACCGTTTGAAAACCTGCCTTCCTGTGACAG GTTGATAGCCATCtgtgaaaatatatatgctgCAAGAGCAGAAGGGGAGCTTGGGGTTGAAGAAGTCCTTTATTGGACCCTTGTGAAGATTTATAGGTCACCTCACATGCTGCTTGAGTATACCAAACCCGACTAG